The Phragmites australis chromosome 15, lpPhrAust1.1, whole genome shotgun sequence genome window below encodes:
- the LOC133893461 gene encoding uncharacterized GPI-anchored protein At1g61900-like gives MPPTGRLLAVAALSFLCLQGLFGDSGSAFAHSQPPLHRIVRAAESDGGLMPMPELSPSGSPKPFVPFLAPAPLAPFFNNSTPKLSGKCTLNFTAFDKLMTTTAVDCFTSFAPFLANVICCPQLQATLAILIGQSSKQTGSLALDPTVANYCLSDVQELLLSQGASDNLHRLCSVHLSNVTEGSCPVSRVDVFERVVDSSKLLEACRKVDPVNECCSQICQNAINEAAQKISLKDGGLTSYAGSPKVHSCRNVVLRWLSSRLDPPSAKQMLRLISNCNVNGVCPLSFPDTSKVAKECGGTIENSTTCCKAMLSYVAHLQKQSFITNLQALNCAALLGAKLQKMNVSTNVYSSCQITLKDFSLQVGSQESGCLLPSMPSDASLDRVSGISFTCDLNDNIAAPWPSSMQAPSSSCNKSVNIPERPDATSAQNAVSHKNLKLRLLISLGSLLLALLLQA, from the exons ATGCCCCCAACCGGGCGGCTCCTCGCGGTAGccgccctctccttcctct GTTTACAGGGGTTGTTCGGCGATTCGGGTAGTGCATTTGCTCATAGCCAGCCGCCGCTTCACCGGATCGTTCGCGCAGCGGAAAGTGACGGCGGCCTCATGCCGATGCCTGAGCTCTCACCCAGCGGCTCTCCCAAGCCATTTGTCCCCTTTCTGGCGCCAGCCCCGCTCGCGCCATTCTTTAACAACAGCACCCCCAAGCTGTCAG GGAAATGCACACTGAACTTTACCGCGTTCGATAAACTGATGACCACCACGGCTGTCGACTGCTTTACCTCTTTTGCTCCGTTCTTGGCGAATGTGATTTGCTGCCCCCAGCTTCAGGCAACACTGGCCATCCTCATAGGGCAGTCAAGCAAGCAGACAGGGTCTCTCGCGTTGGATCCCACTGTCGCCAACTACTGCCTGTCGGATGTCCAGGAGCTGCTGTTGAGCCAGGGTGCCAGTGATAATCTCCACAGACTTTGCTCAGTTCACCTCTCGAATGTCACCGAGGGATCATGCCCTGTTAGCAGGGTGGATGTGTTTGAGCGTGTCGTCGACTCGTCGAAGCTCCTTGAAGCCTGTCGGAAGGTGGATCCTGTTAACGAATGCTGCAGCCAGATATGTCAGAATGCTATTAACGAAGCTGCCCAGAAGATCTCTTTGAAGGATGGAGGTTTGACAAGCTACGCTGGGAGTCCCAAAGTTCATAGTTGCAGGAACGTTGTTCTGAGATGGTTATCAAGCAGGCTTGACCCACCATCCGCGAAGCAAATGCTGAGACTGATATCTAACTGCAACGTCAATGGAG TTTGTCCGCTAAGCTTTCCAGACACAAGTAAGGTGGCAAAAGAGTGTGGTGGAACAATCGAGAACAGTACTACATGTTGCAAGGCTATGTTAAGTTATGTAGCCCATTTGCAAAAGCAAAGCTTCATAACAAATTTGCAAGCTTTAAATTGTGCTGCTTTACTTGGGGCAAAGTTGCAAAAAATGAATGTGAGCACAAATGTGTATAGCTCATGTCAAATAACTCTGAAGGATTTTTCACTTCAAG TTGGATCTCAAG AATCTGGATGCCTCCTTCCAAGCATGCCCTCTGATGCATCCCTTGACCGTGTTTCTGGGATTAGTTTCACATGTGATCTGAATGATAACATTGCAGCCCCATGGCCATCTTCTATGCAAGCACCATCTTCTTCGTGCAATAAAT CTGTGAATATTCCAGAGCGACCTGATGCGACATCGGCACAGAATG CTGTCAGCCACAAGAACCTGAAGCTAAGACTGCTTATTTCTTTGGGCTCCCTTCTTCTCGCGCTTTTGCTACAAGCTTAG
- the LOC133893681 gene encoding uncharacterized protein LOC133893681, with protein MTPCRSRVSPAARTRRCNAAAGRTPLGGVTARALAAGLWRLRHAERLQAAGPTARRHRQGSSSARALVPSPQQGRRRANHLRCHGKKRQFGVPSQCQCQCRNHHGILDKIEACVELPMPYSSSMEKATKWDRVYANHLGLDAIFGPHDPTIWNHAHHLSRSTTTLPRATVVLLLEAELDKARAQIGELEDERRVMRKRLERFLRKLAEDKAAWKSRMRDKAQHAAAALKEEARLERKHRRLLESANVKLMRELAEAKQQAQSYEVERKARELMEEACSELTREVEEDQAEVELLRRECLRMREEMEEERRMLQMAEVWREERVQMKLSDAKLALESKYSQLNRLQAEMESFLRNKDSCHSSALREARMIGEAAASSSLRSRRDQFNNNDALRHRQNDTPAEVDVDSVLVFEHFRRKESSANGTRSYSSPVSPASANVQSESPATDLFLAKVDDDEDGCGSSADLEYDGGRDSCSWMGTSDRSASVARASNGSGVTEAHSSGMSRRSGTKNTALIRRLWRSAISESRKKTGSAPRNGGGWSPSSDRKSTVAPPSGPVAGAAEQCSSSGPVNLPIRKRDAIKGHDGLPLPQRGGTQQHSKQSLKEKLMEARMDDHKDKPCHAAVKQKP; from the exons ATGACCCCTTGCCGGAGCCGTGTCTCTCCTGCTGCCCGGACGCGTCGCTGCAATGCCGCAGCCGGGAGGACGCCGCTAGGCGGCGTTACGGCCAGGGCGCTCGCCGCCGGGCTCTGGAGACTGCGCCACGCCGAGCGGCTGCAGGCGGCTGGACCCACCGCGCGGCGGCACCGGCAAGGTTCCTCCTCGGCGCGCGCCCTCGTG ccgagcccccaacaGGGACGGAGGAGAGCAAACCACCTCCGCTGCCATGGCAAGAAAAGGCAATTCGGTGTTCCAAGCCAATGCCAATGCCAATGCAGGAACCACCATGGCATCCTAGACAAG ATCGAAGCCTGCGTGGAGTTACCAATGCCATACAGTTCGTCGATGGAGAAGGCGACCAAATGGGACCGTGTGTATGCCAACCATCTGGGATTGGACGCCATCTTCGGCCCCCATGATCCAACCATCTGGAACCATGCTCATCATCTCTCGCGATCAACGACGACACTCCCTCGTGCGACGGTGGTGCTGCTCCTCGAGGCCGAGCTCGACAAGGCGCGGGCTCAGATCGGTGAGCTGGAGGACGAGAGGCGcgtgatgaggaagaggctcGAGCGGTTCTTGCGGAAGCTGGCCGAGGACAAGGCAGCGTGGAAGAGCCGGATGCGCGACAAGGCGCAGCACGCGGCCGCTGCGCTAAAAGAGGAGGCGAGGCTGGAGCGGAAGCACCGGCGGCTGCTGGAGTCGGCGAACGTGAAGCTGATGCGCGAGCTGGCGGAGGCGAAGCAGCAGGCGCAGAGCTACGAGGTGGAGCGGAAGGCGCGGGAGCTGATGGAGGAGGCGTGCTCGGAGCTGACgcgggaggtggaggaggaccaGGCGGAGGTGGAGCTGCTGCGCCGGGAGTGCCTGCGGATgcgggaggagatggaggaggagcgACGGATGCTGCAGATGGCCGAGGTGTGGCGCGAGGAGAGGGTGCAGATGAAGCTCTCCGACGCCAAGCTCGCGCTCGAGAGCAAGTACTCGCAGCTCAACCGCCTGCAGGCCGAGATGGAGTCGTTCCTTCGCAACAAGGACTCATGCCACTCATCCGCGCTGCGGGAGGCCCGGATGatcggcgaggcggcggcgagctcctcgctgagGTCTCGCCGCGATCAGTTCAACAACAACGACGCGCTCAGGCACCGTCAGAATGATACTCCCGCCGAGGTGGATGTGGATTCGGTGTTGGTGTTCGAGCACTTCCGCCGGAAGGAGAGCAGCGCCAATGGGACCAGATCATACAGCAGCCCGGTGAGCCCTGCATCGGCCAATGTTCAGTCCGAGAGCCCAGCCACCGACCTCTTCTTGGCAAAGGttgacgacgacgaggacggcTGTGGCAGCTCGGCTGACCTGGAATACGACGGAGGCCGGGATTCTTGCAGCTGGATGGGGACCAGTGATCGCTCAGCTTCAGTGGCGCGAGCGAGCAATGGCAGCGGGGTGACGGAGGCTCATTCTTCTGGCATGAGCAGGCGTTCTgggaccaagaacacggcgctcatACGCAGGCTCTGGAGGTCGGCCATCAGCGAGAGCAGGAAGAAGACGGGATCGGCGCCGAGGAATGGCGGCGGCTGGTCGCCGTCATCAGATAGGAAGTCCACCGTGGCTCCTCCATCGGGGCCGGTTGCAGGTGCAGCAGAGCAGTGCAGTTCGTCAGGCCCCGTGAATCTGCCGATCAGGAAACGCGACGCCATTAAGGGACACGACGGATTGCCGTTGCCACAACGGGGAGGCACGCAGCAGCATAGCAAGCAGAGCCTCAAGGAGAAGCTCATGGAGGCCAGGATGGATGATCACAAAGACAAGCCCTGCCACGCGGCGGTGAAGCAAAAACCCTGA